TAACGGACATCAGTATTTACTCCAGCACTTTAAAGGTTGGGAAATACGCACGCACCAACCCCGCTTTAATCCGCAGGAGGCAACGCTGATGGATTTCCGCATTGACCAGCAGGGCGACTGTCGTTTTATGTACGTGCTGCCTACTGACGAGCAAACCGCGCTAGTAGAGTACACTATCTTTTCCGCTCAGCTTTTGGGAAAAGATGAATATAATCAGGAACTACAAAAGTACATGCCGGAATACCTTGGCCTTACCAATTCAGACTACCAAGTGGTTCACCAAGAGTTCGGCGTGATACCAATGACCGACATGACGTATCCTAGCGAACAAGGTAAACGAATTATTCGGATTGGTACGGCAGGTGGAGCTACCAAAGCATCTACGGGGTATACTTTCCAACGCATCCAGCGAGATAGTCAACAACTGGTGAGGCAACTGACCACCACCGGCAAAATCTCTACCGCTAGGTTCAGCAACAATCGTTTTCACCTGTTTGATAGTGTGCTGCTAAACGTAATGGGACGCGATATTTATCCCGCTGGTAAAGCTTTCGCTGATCTTTTTAAGAACAATCCGCCAGCGCGGGTACTTCGGTTTTTGGATGAAGACACGCACTTAGGAGAAGATTTTGCCATTATGAACTCAGTACCCAAAATGCCTTTTATCAAAGGTACTTGGTTTGCGCTGCAATCTAAATTCGTAGCAGCTAGCTACTGAAAATAATAATAATTTTGAATATATAAACAAATGATTTTCAAGTGTTTATGTTAATTTACATAAACTAATAATTTAAATATTAAAACTCCCTTTTAGTGCTGCTTCTACCCCTCTTAGTTCGGCTAAACCGCGCAGTCGACCGATGGCTGAGTAACCTGGGTTGGTCTTTTTATGTAAATCATCCAGCATTTTGTGACCGTGATCAGGACGCATAGGAATTGGGTGATTCATGCCATTAGCCCGTTGCTTTTTCTCTAGAGCTACCGTGGCCTTCACTACATTCACCAGATCAGCACTTCCTTCCAAATGGTTGGCCTCGTAGAAGCTACCGTTCACATTACTGCCTTCCCGCTGCACGCTACGGAAGTGAAGAAAGTGAATACGAGCTCCCAACCGCTCAATCATTCCGGGCAGATCATTATCGGGACGGGCACCGTAGGAGCCAGTACAGAAAGTAAGCCCGTTATTCGGGGAGTCTACCATCTCGAGCAAATGCTGGGCATCAGTTTCGGTGCTTACTACCCGAGGTAGTCCAAGTAGTGGGCGAGGAGGGTCGTCAGGATGAATCGCCATATTCACCTGAGCATCTTCGGCAACAGGAATCACCTTCTCTAAAAAATACTGTAAATTGTTTCGTAACTGTTTATCATCAACCGATTGGTACTGGTTCAGTACCTCCTGAAATTCTTGTAAGCTGTAGTCTTTATCCGAACCGGGTAAGCCCGCAATAATATTTTGTTGAAGTTGCTGCGCCTGCTGTTCGTCTAACTGGGCGGCGTATTGTTTGGCCTGCTGTTTTTCTTCTTCCGAATATTCCTTCTCGGCACCGGGACGTTGTAAAATGTAAAGATCAAATGCAGCAAAAGCCGTCTGGTCAAATCGTAGGGCAGTAGAACCATCGGATTGTAAGTAATCCAGATCGGTTCGGGTCCAGTCGAGCACCGGCATAAAGTTATAGCAAACGGTGCGAATGTCATTGGCACCCAGGTTATGAATGCACTCTTGAAACACCGCAATATCCCGGTCGCGGTGCTCACTACCGATTTTAATGGCTTCGGTTACCGGAACGCTTTCTACCACCGACCAGCGCAGTGAGCTACGGTGAGAGGAGTCTTCAATGAGTTTTTTGCGCTCAGTAATAGCCTCGTTTGTCCAGACCTTGCCCGGAGCAATATTGTGAAGAGCCGTAACAATTCCGGTAGCTCCGGCTTGCCGAATATCATTGAGGGTAACTGGGTCGGCGGGACCGTACCAGCGCCAAGTGTATTCCATCGT
This region of Tunicatimonas pelagia genomic DNA includes:
- a CDS encoding lycopene cyclase family protein encodes the protein MNNQYDIILAGGGAAGLSLLYHLLQSDWKDRRILLIDRERKNQNDRTWCFWEVGSSPYESIVHQQWQHMYFRSPGFSQLLNLQPYTYKMIRGIDFYQHVYQALADFPNVTVLNEEVQEMRESDGVAQVITERDTHQGAWVFSSLRDKDEVKQANGHQYLLQHFKGWEIRTHQPRFNPQEATLMDFRIDQQGDCRFMYVLPTDEQTALVEYTIFSAQLLGKDEYNQELQKYMPEYLGLTNSDYQVVHQEFGVIPMTDMTYPSEQGKRIIRIGTAGGATKASTGYTFQRIQRDSQQLVRQLTTTGKISTARFSNNRFHLFDSVLLNVMGRDIYPAGKAFADLFKNNPPARVLRFLDEDTHLGEDFAIMNSVPKMPFIKGTWFALQSKFVAASY
- the uxuA gene encoding mannonate dehydratase, with product MEYTWRWYGPADPVTLNDIRQAGATGIVTALHNIAPGKVWTNEAITERKKLIEDSSHRSSLRWSVVESVPVTEAIKIGSEHRDRDIAVFQECIHNLGANDIRTVCYNFMPVLDWTRTDLDYLQSDGSTALRFDQTAFAAFDLYILQRPGAEKEYSEEEKQQAKQYAAQLDEQQAQQLQQNIIAGLPGSDKDYSLQEFQEVLNQYQSVDDKQLRNNLQYFLEKVIPVAEDAQVNMAIHPDDPPRPLLGLPRVVSTETDAQHLLEMVDSPNNGLTFCTGSYGARPDNDLPGMIERLGARIHFLHFRSVQREGSNVNGSFYEANHLEGSADLVNVVKATVALEKKQRANGMNHPIPMRPDHGHKMLDDLHKKTNPGYSAIGRLRGLAELRGVEAALKGSFNI